GTAGTTGCCGACGCCGTAGTGGTACTCCTCGGTGCCCAGGCTCAGGCACTTCTCGCCCTGCGCCACCAGGGCGAAGCATGGCCACTGCGCGGTGTGGGCCTTGGGCGATTGCGCCGTGCGGTGCGAGCAGAAGAAGCCGTCGATGGCGGTGTCGCCATCGCCGTCGGGAACGGTCAATCGGGCAACCAGAGCGGCCATTTCTTGATAGCGGTCGGCAAGCGCGGTCATCGGCGTCGGGCGCAGGGCGGTCAATCCAGGGACGTACAGCTTGCCTGATGCTGCGACGGCGCGGTCGACGCCGCCATCCGGTTTGCAGGATCGGACAAGAATTCCGCGGGATCGCGCTAACGCGCAGCGGCGCCGCGCTCGCATCCTGTGCAGGCCGGATCCCCCCGCGTCCACCGGAGTGCTCCCATGCCCACCCTGTCCCCCTCCCGCCACACCTGCGCGCCGCGTGCCGCCGCGCCAGGCCGCTCCCTTCCCCTTTCCCACCACCGCGCCGCGCCGCGCAAGGCGCAGGGCTGAGCCGATGCACGCGCATACCGAAGCCCTGGAAATCACCACCTTCCGCCTGCTGGACTGCACCTGGCGCACCTTCCTGCGCGCCAACGCCGAGGTCGACGCCTGGCTGCAGCGCCAGCCCGGCTTCCGCTCGCGCCGCATCGCGCGGCGCCGCGACGGCACCGTGGTCGACATGCTGTTGTGGGACAGCGTGGCGCACGGCACCGCCTCGGCGCGGCGGCTGATGCGCGAACTGCGCGGCGCCGCGATCCACGCGCTGATCGACCCGGACACGGTGTCCTGGGACATCGCGCCGGTGCAGCACGTCAGCGGCGAGGAGACCGGCGACAGCGAGCCCGAGACCGAAGCCGACAGCCTCGCGGCCTAGCCGCGCGCGCCGGCGGTGCGCGCCAGGCCGCGGCGGTGCGGCCGTGGGGACATCGCCGCGCGCGGCGTCACACCCAGCCGCGGCGCCGGAACCAGGCCAGCGGCACCACCACGCTCAGCGCGATCACGCCCAGCGCCCAGAAATAGGCGTCGTGCCACTTGAGTTCGGGCATGTAGGCGAAGTTCATGCCCCAGATGCCGACCAGCACCGTCGGCGGGATGCCCACCACCGACGCCACCGCCATCACCTTCATGACGTTGTTCTGGTCCATGTTGATCATGCCCAGCACGCTGTCCAGCAGGAACTCGACGCGGTCGTCCAGGTGCTGCTCGAACTCGCTCAGGGTGACCAGGTCCTTGTGCAGCAGGCCGATCCGCTTGGCCGCATCGGCGCCGAACCACTCCGGCGTGGCGCCGTCCAGGTAGGTGGCCAGGCGCAACAGGCCCTGGCCGGCGTTGTGCATGCCGCCGAGCCGCCGCCCCATGCCGCCCACGGCGTGCAGCATCCGCTCCAGGTCGCGCGACTTGTGCGGTTCGTCGAAGGCCGTGCGGGTGGTCTCGGTGATCTCCGCCTCCAGCGCTTCCAGCCGGTCCGCCAGGCGCCCGACCAGTTGGTCGAGCAGGCGCAGCAGCAGGTCGTCGCTGGTCCGGCACGGATGCTGCTCCAACTGCGCGGCCACCGCTTCCAGCGAGCCCATGCGCTGCTCGCGCTGGGTCACCAGCACCCGCGGCGACACCGCGAAGCCCAGCGGTGCGGTCGGGCCGTCGTCGTCCTGGAAGCGCGGCACGTTGAGGAACAGCACGTCGCCCTCGACGCGGACCCGGCTGCTGAACTCGATCTCGCCGATCGCCGCCCGCGTGGGCAGGGCGAAGCCTACGCTGCGGTCGGCCTCGGCCAGCTCCTCGCTGCCGGGCTGGCACAGGTCCACCCAACAGAACGGCTGGGCGGACGTTCCGGCGCTGCGGTGGATCGTGATCATCGGATCGGCTTCGTGGCGGAGAGGGCGCGAGCATCCTCCGCCGTGCGTGCAGCGTCAACGCGCCGCAACGCGGCGATTCAGCTGCGGCGGCGGCGCGCCCGCCGCGAACCGGCGTCAGCCGCGGGCCACGCTGCGGCGCTTGAACGCATAGCCCACTCCCAGGATCAGGAACCACGCCGGGCTGGCCAGCAGCGCCTGCCGGGTGTCGGTCTGCAAGGTCAGCAGCGCCAGCACGAAGGCGAAGAACGCCAGGCACACGTAGCACATGGCCACGCCGCCGGGCATCTTGAACGCCGAGGCCGCGTGCAGCTGCGGGCGCTTGCGCCGGTAGGCGACGTACGCGCACAGGATCAGCGACCAGACGAACATGAACAGCACCGCGGCCAACGTGGTGACCAGGGTGAAGGCGGTGACCAGGTTCGGGATCAGGTACACCAGCAGCGTGCCGCCGAGCAGGCAGGCGCAGGAGAACAGCAGCCCGCGCGCCGGCACCGCCGCGCGCGACAGCCGGGCGAAGCCGCGCGGCGCATGCCGCTCCTCGGCCAGGCCGTACAGCATGCGGCTGGTGGAGAAGATGCCGCTGTTGGCCGACGACGTGGCCGAGGTCAGCACCACGAAGTTGATCAGGCTGGCCGCGGCCGGCACCCCGGCCAGCACGAACAGCTCCACGAACGGGCTCTTGCCCGGCACCACCTCGCGCCACGGCGTCACCGCCATGATCGCCACCAGCGCCAGCACGTAGAACACCAGGATCCGCACCGGGATCGAGTTGATCGCCTTGGGCAGGTTGCGCCGCGGGTCGGCGGTCTCCGCCGCGGTGGTGCCGACCAGTTCGATGCCGACGAAGGCGAACACCGCGATCTGGAAGCCGGCGAAGAAACCGCCGATGCCCATCGGGAACATGCCGCCGTCGTTCCACAGATTGGCCAGCGAGGCCACGTGCCCGGACGGCGACTGGAAGCCCCACACGACCAGCCCGGCGCCGGTGAGGATCAGCGCGCAGATGGCCACGATCTTGATCAGCGCGAACCAGAATTCCATTTCACCGAACAGCTTCACCGTCACCAGGTTCAGGCCCAGCAACAGCAGCACGCACAGCATCGCCGGGATCCACGGCGCCAGGCCGGGGAACCAGAACTGCGCGTAGGCGGCGATCGCGATCACGTCGGCGATGGCGGTGATGATCCAGCAGAACCAGTAGGTCCAGCCGCAGAAGAAGCCGGCCCAGGGCCCGAGCAGGTCGGTGGAGAAGTCGATGAAGGACTTGTACTCCAGGTTGGACAGCAGCAGCTCGCCCATCGCCCGCATCACGAAGAACAGCATCGCGCCGATGATCAGGTACACGAACAGGATCGACGGTCCGGCCAGGCTGATGGTCTTGCCCGAGCCCATGAACAGGCCGGTGCCGATGGCGCCGCCGATCGCGATCAGCTGCAGGTGGCGGTTGGACAGGCTGCGCTGCAGATGGTCGGGCTGAGCGGACGGTTCGGACATGGGCGCGGCCGGCGGCGGAGGACGCCACAACATAGAAGATGGCACGCGCCCGCGCCAGGGCGTTGCGCACGCTTCGCATGCGGAAAACGGCACACGACACGGCGCGTGGGAGCCATCCGCCCGCGCCGGAAGCGGGAACGGCGGCGCACGCGGCGCCGCGCCTCACACGATCTTGGTGCGCCGCCACCACTGCGTGACTTTTTCCTCGCGCACCAGCGTGAACAGCCCGGCGCCCAGGATCAGCGCGATGCCCACCAGCATCGGCCAGTCCAGGTGATCGTGGAACAGCCAGTAGCCGAAGCCGATCGCCCACAGCATCTGGCTGTACTGGGTCGGCGCCACCGCGCTGACCGGCGCCGCGCGCGAGGCGTACATCAGGAAAATCGCGGCCATGCCGGCGGGCAGCCCGTAGCCGGCCAGCAGCAGCCATTGCTGCGGGGTCGGCCACACGAAGGTCGGCAGCATCAGCAGCGCGCCCATCAGCAACGGGCCGAGCACGCCGGCGCCGTACAGGGTCAGGCGCTTCTCGCCCGGCCCGGCCATGCGCAGGCTGATCACCGACACCGCTCCGACCAGGCCGCAGACGATGGCCGCGACGTGGCCCTCGCCCAGATGCCGGAAGCCCGGCCGCAACACGATCAGCACGCCGACGAAGCCGACGATCACCGCCAGCCAGCGCCGCCAGCGCACCTCCTCCTTGAGCAGC
The Xanthomonas sp. AM6 DNA segment above includes these coding regions:
- the cycA gene encoding D-serine/D-alanine/glycine transporter, whose product is MSEPSAQPDHLQRSLSNRHLQLIAIGGAIGTGLFMGSGKTISLAGPSILFVYLIIGAMLFFVMRAMGELLLSNLEYKSFIDFSTDLLGPWAGFFCGWTYWFCWIITAIADVIAIAAYAQFWFPGLAPWIPAMLCVLLLLGLNLVTVKLFGEMEFWFALIKIVAICALILTGAGLVVWGFQSPSGHVASLANLWNDGGMFPMGIGGFFAGFQIAVFAFVGIELVGTTAAETADPRRNLPKAINSIPVRILVFYVLALVAIMAVTPWREVVPGKSPFVELFVLAGVPAAASLINFVVLTSATSSANSGIFSTSRMLYGLAEERHAPRGFARLSRAAVPARGLLFSCACLLGGTLLVYLIPNLVTAFTLVTTLAAVLFMFVWSLILCAYVAYRRKRPQLHAASAFKMPGGVAMCYVCLAFFAFVLALLTLQTDTRQALLASPAWFLILGVGYAFKRRSVARG
- a CDS encoding CorA family divalent cation transporter, with protein sequence MITIHRSAGTSAQPFCWVDLCQPGSEELAEADRSVGFALPTRAAIGEIEFSSRVRVEGDVLFLNVPRFQDDDGPTAPLGFAVSPRVLVTQREQRMGSLEAVAAQLEQHPCRTSDDLLLRLLDQLVGRLADRLEALEAEITETTRTAFDEPHKSRDLERMLHAVGGMGRRLGGMHNAGQGLLRLATYLDGATPEWFGADAAKRIGLLHKDLVTLSEFEQHLDDRVEFLLDSVLGMINMDQNNVMKVMAVASVVGIPPTVLVGIWGMNFAYMPELKWHDAYFWALGVIALSVVVPLAWFRRRGWV
- a CDS encoding DMT family transporter, with the translated sequence MLKGVLLGFACYAAYSISDAFVKGLEGALPAYEVVFFGALLMLTALPFLKKPGDRWREVVVAQRPSIWLLRAFTGAVGNLSAVTAFTLLPMAEAFALIFLMPIFVTVLSVLLLKEEVRWRRWLAVIVGFVGVLIVLRPGFRHLGEGHVAAIVCGLVGAVSVISLRMAGPGEKRLTLYGAGVLGPLLMGALLMLPTFVWPTPQQWLLLAGYGLPAGMAAIFLMYASRAAPVSAVAPTQYSQMLWAIGFGYWLFHDHLDWPMLVGIALILGAGLFTLVREEKVTQWWRRTKIV